The genome window CTCAAATCAGTCGTTTGACATGTCGTCAACACATCGAGCGCAACTTTAGTGTGGCGCGTATGGTGGATGGCTATGAAGCGGTTTATCAACAACTGATCGAGAGCCGTTTTGCCAAAAATGGACACCTCCACAGCCCAGTCGGAGCTAAGCGCGATCGCCCCTTCTAAAGCAGTCTTTACGACAGATCGTTGCCCCGAACCGATCTCCCCCAGTCCCCCTGATTGAGGCTACGGTGTCCACACAGCTTTGCTTTGTCAATGAGACACTCAGTTACTCAATCTTGGGGGGTGTAGGGGGCTATAAAGCCTTGTGGGTACACAGTAGCTTAAAAGGGAAGAATTTCGGAAACCTCTCTTGACTAGGGTTTGGGGATCGAACTGCGTCAGCCTGGTGGTATGACTCGTTGATGTGTATTCCGTGAGATCTCCCAAACCTTCTTCTAACAACTGACGGGGTGACTCAAAATTAAAAAATTATTTTCTTTCAAACCAATCACGAGCGTTTTTTTCGGTTTCTGCAAATCTACATTGAATATTTAAGATTTGAGCTCAACCTTTCGCTGGTAAACCGTTTAAAACAGTAATTGCCCTATAGCTGAGAATATCCTTTACTGAGCTATGCCCGATGTCATTGAGTTGGACGGTAAGATTTTTGTCCCTGTGGAGCAACTCCCCTATCCGGAGTGGCCCTGTGTTGCCAGCGAAAGACCACAGCCCATTTTGACGCTAAAAGACGATGATCTGTTTTTGATTACCGACACCTTAGGTAACATTGCAGGCTCTGTCGAGACTGGAACGAAAACAAGTTTGGGATTGTTTTGTCAGGATACGCGATTTCTCAGCCGACTAGAGCTACAAATCGAAGGGCGATCGCCCACACTTCTTAGCAGCAATGCGGACAAAGGGTTTGCCCTATCCGTGTTATGCGCGAATCCAACGATTGAGAACCGCATTCCGGCAGAAACCGTTGGGATTCGCCGAGAAATCGTGCTGAATGGAGGCTTGTTTGAAGAGCTAACCATTACCAACTACAGCACTCGACCCGTCACGTTTGAACTCAGTCTCAGCTTTGATGCTGATTTCATCGATCTGTTTGAGGTGCGCGGATTTCACCGTGAACATCGCGGGCGGTTGCTTCGACCCGTGCCACCCCAGAGCAGCCATGCAACAAAAGAGCACCCGACTGAAGCAACGGAGTTTGATGGAGAAGCAGTTGCCACTGAACAGGACGGCACGCCCCAAAATCCAACCTGGATGGTTGAGCAAACTCCCTTACCAGAAGAATTAGTGATGGCATATCAGGGGTTAGATGGCTCTCTGATGGAGTCGCACATTCAGTTTCACCATTTGCAACCCAGTCACCTCAAAGGCACAACTGCCATTTGGCAATTGCAGCTTGACTCCCATGAAACCCAACAACTGGGTTATCGGTTGGTCATGATGACCAACAACCGCATGACTTCTGCGGTCAGTGCGCCTGTAACGCTGATTCAAGCGAAAGCCGCAGAGTTGCTAGAGGAAAAAAACTGGTGTGAGCAGGTAACGCGCATCCAATCTGACAACAAAGCGTTTAATCAGGTGTTAGAGCGTGCCGAACAAGATCTCTATCTGTTGCGGCAGAGCTTTGGTAAACATAAGGTGCTGTCAGCAGGAGTTCCCTGGTTTTCAACACTGTTTGGACGGGACTCCATCATCTCTGCCTCTCAAACGTTGATGATTGATCCGGCGATCGCCCGTGAAACATTAACCGTGTTAGCCCACTATCAAGGCAAAACCTTTGACGATTGGCGCGAGGAGGAACCCGGCAAGATTTTGCATGAGTTGCGCCTGGGTGAAATGGCACGCTGTCAGGAGGTGCCCCATACGCCCTATTACGGCACGGTGGATGCAACACCTCTGTGGCTCATGTTGTACGCCGAATATTACGCCTGGACGCACGATCGCGAAACTCTCGATCGCCTGTGGAACAATGCCCTCGCGGCAATGGAGTGGATCGATCGCAACTGCGAGGAAACCGGATATCTCAGCTATAACCGCCGCTCTAGCCGGGGTCTGGTGAACCAGGGTTGGAAAGATTCGGGCGATTGCATTGTCGATCGCAATGGTGAATTAGCCACAGGGGCGATCGCCCTGTGTGAAGTGCAAGGGTATGTCTACGCTGCTAAAGTGCGGTTAAGTGAGATCGCCCGCATGAAGAAACGCCTCGACTTAGCCGATCGCTGGCAAGAAGAAGCGCATGACCTGAAAGTGCGGTTTAACCGAGACTTTTGGCTACCTGACCAGGGTTATTGTGCATTAGCACTTGACGGAGAGGGCAAACCCGTAGACAGCATCACCTCCAATCCAGGGCACTGTCTGCATTTGGGCATTTTGTTACCAGAACACGCTCGCAGCGTCGCTGAACGACTACAAGCTCCTGATATGTTTAACGGATGGGGCATTCGCACGCTCAGCAGTCTTTCCCCTGCTTACAACCCGATGGGCTATCACATCGGCTCGGTGTGGCCCCACGACAACGGGTTGATTGCGATGGGGTTGCGATCGCTCGGTCTGGTGGATCAAGCTCTGGAGGTGTCTCAAGGCATCATCGACATGACCCTACAACAACCCTATCAGCGTCCTCCGGAGTTGTTCTGTGGATATGAGCGAGTGGGAGACAACAGCCCCGTGCAATATCCAGTTGCTTGTACGCCTCAAGCCTGGGCGACGGGAACCATCTTTCAACTCTTGCAAATGATGGTGAATCTCGTTCCGGATGCGGCAAACAATTACCTGCGGATCATCGACCCGGCTCTGCCAGAATCACTGCATTGTTTGTCATTGCATAACCTGCGCATTGGTCAGACATTAATTGACCTGGAGTTTGAACGCTCAAATGGTACAACCGCCTGTCGCGTCACCAAAAAACGGGGCAACCTGCGAGTGGTGATTGAGGCGTGATTCAAAGGCAAACCTATATAGCAACTGTCGCGACAGTTAATACAAGGGGGGACTGCCAGGGGTTCCACTCCTGCACCCCGCCCTAACCAAACCCTCGGTTGCTATAGATTTAATTTCCATTCCTGAGAAGCTCAAAAAATTTTGCCAAACTGTCCTGATAAAACGGGCGATCGCACGTACAAAGGAATGGTAGATGCACCCTGATTACAGCCTCCGGTTCACCCCGGAGGTTTTTTGTTGGCACCATCACCTTATATAGCCCTCCGCATATGCATTAGGACATAAGGGGGTGTGGGGGCTGCACCCCAGCCAGGGGTTCCACCCCTGCACCCCGTCCTCACCTTAGTGAGTACTGCTATACCAATTTGAATTGTGAAGGCGATGAATGCTTGTACAGGTTTGGCACTGCCAAATCCCTCCCCAACGCTGATTTGTCCATAAAACCTTTTAAATCGGTATAAGAACGGGTGTTGCTGAATGTAGGTACGCTTCTTGACAACGCCCCTGCGAAATTCATCCATTAGAGCAGCAACGCCTAAAAACGTAGCGATCGCACCAAAAAACTGTGTGCCTCTTATGAAGCACACAGATCTGGTTCAGTATTGGGTTATAGCCCGTCTTGGATAAATAACGCACAGATTACGAAACTTATCTTGTATAGCAACTGAAGGGTTGGTTCGGACGGGGTGCAGGGGCTAAATCCCTGGTTGGGGGCTTCGCCCTCACACTCCCTTGTCTCAACTGTTTCAACAGTTACTACAGATGCTCTAGGAGCAATCATTGTAGAAGCGATCGCAATCTGCCGTATTTGAAATATATAGCTTTGGTCAGAAAGCTTAGGACATAGCTAATGACTCAAGCCCTGATTCTGGGAAGCCTTCTGACTTGCCTTCGCCCCATCACGTGTGGCTATGGCTATAGAACATTTAGAGATAAGGCTTTTAGGGTCGGTGTAATCAAGGATTTAACCTCGATTACACCTTTCATCCGTTACCAGCAACCTGTTAGGATGCAATCACCCTTACGCGATCGCGAAGTTGGTGCTGGTGAGGGTTGTAGCCGTCACGTTTTGCAGCGTTGCCAGGGTTACAAAGTTAGTACCGGAACCGCTGCCATCCGCATCGATGCGAACCTGAGTGCTGCTGCCCACTTGCTGTAAGCGAACGTATTGAGTCAGGCGAGCCGACACGCTTGCGCCACTGAACTGGGACTGACGGAAGATAGAGCGCAGGTCAATCACATCCAGAGCCGTTTGGAAGTCAGTGACTGTGTTGGTGCTGCCAGTGAGCCTGTTGCACACAAACATATCACCGCCTGTACCGCCTGTCATGGTATTGTTGCCAGCACCACCGTCGAGGATGTCGAAGCCGTTGCCACCCAACATGCGGTCGTCACCGTTGCCACCCGACAGGAAGTCTCTGCCACCACCACCAGACAAGAAGTCATTGCCGTCATCTCCGTAGAGCATGTCTTGACCGAAGCCCTTGGCACTCACCCCACCAAAGATGCGATCGTTGCCGCCACCACCGCGAATAGTGTTGAACTTAAACTCACCGCGCAACACTTCACCTCGGCTGGTACCAACCCGGCTAACCCCTGCAAACGCTCGATTAATGGTGATGGAGGAGAAGGCAACTCCAGTGCCGTTGATCACAACTGTGATACCGCCAGTACCACCTGTACCGCCTGTGCCACCTGTGCCACCTGTGCCGCCAGTACCACCCGTGCCACCTGTTGAAGGAGCATTCACTTGCCAGCTATCGTTAACAGCTGCTGCCAGTGCGTTGCCTGCTGCGTCAGTGATATCGCTTGTGCCCAAAGACAACTGATAGCTACCAGCAGTGCCTGTCAAACCGCTCAGGTTACCCAATGTCCAGGTGGTGCCACTGTTAGTCAGAGTTGCACCTGCAAGAGACACGGCACTACCACCGCGAGTCAAGCTCAAATCAGCGATATCGAAGTTGTTTACTGCTTCGCTGAACTGAATAGTGATTGAGTTGACAGCTGTCGTACGAGGGTCGGGAGTGACATCAACAATGTCAGCTGTGGGAGCTTGAGTATCAACAACAATTGCTTTGCTACCACCCAGGGAATTGGCTGCACCAGGAGCAGGCAGCGTGGTGCTAATATTCACACCGCTTGCATCGCGAATGGTACCGCCATTGAGTTCCAGAGCAGTCACAGAAGCGTAATCCAAGTCTAGGCTGGTGTCTCCGGCTTGTACTGTGTAGTTGAAGGTCAAGGTGTTGGTGCCAGTGCCGCTCGCATAGGTTGCAAACTGGTCAGTTGCACCTGTTTCCAACAGCAAG of Oscillatoria sp. FACHB-1407 contains these proteins:
- a CDS encoding amylo-alpha-1,6-glucosidase, with product MPDVIELDGKIFVPVEQLPYPEWPCVASERPQPILTLKDDDLFLITDTLGNIAGSVETGTKTSLGLFCQDTRFLSRLELQIEGRSPTLLSSNADKGFALSVLCANPTIENRIPAETVGIRREIVLNGGLFEELTITNYSTRPVTFELSLSFDADFIDLFEVRGFHREHRGRLLRPVPPQSSHATKEHPTEATEFDGEAVATEQDGTPQNPTWMVEQTPLPEELVMAYQGLDGSLMESHIQFHHLQPSHLKGTTAIWQLQLDSHETQQLGYRLVMMTNNRMTSAVSAPVTLIQAKAAELLEEKNWCEQVTRIQSDNKAFNQVLERAEQDLYLLRQSFGKHKVLSAGVPWFSTLFGRDSIISASQTLMIDPAIARETLTVLAHYQGKTFDDWREEEPGKILHELRLGEMARCQEVPHTPYYGTVDATPLWLMLYAEYYAWTHDRETLDRLWNNALAAMEWIDRNCEETGYLSYNRRSSRGLVNQGWKDSGDCIVDRNGELATGAIALCEVQGYVYAAKVRLSEIARMKKRLDLADRWQEEAHDLKVRFNRDFWLPDQGYCALALDGEGKPVDSITSNPGHCLHLGILLPEHARSVAERLQAPDMFNGWGIRTLSSLSPAYNPMGYHIGSVWPHDNGLIAMGLRSLGLVDQALEVSQGIIDMTLQQPYQRPPELFCGYERVGDNSPVQYPVACTPQAWATGTIFQLLQMMVNLVPDAANNYLRIIDPALPESLHCLSLHNLRIGQTLIDLEFERSNGTTACRVTKKRGNLRVVIEA
- a CDS encoding FG-GAP-like repeat-containing protein; this encodes MAGFIQRTGAQNPFDGQDVGVNSSPALIDIDGDGDLDAIVGEEAGNINFYRNTGTVTAPVFAAQTIAGLPDVGDDSTPTFADVDGDGDLDAIIGEAAGNINFFRNTGSAAAPAFTAQTLAGIPDVGDDSTPTFVDIDGDGDLDAFVGEAAGNVNFFRNTGSPVAPTFTAQTIAGITDVGDNSTPTFVDFDRDGDLDAFVGEAAGNINYFENTGTRTAPTFVARTGTANPFNGIDVGDRSAIRFADTDGDGDLDAYIGEAAGNINYFENTSAKLTGISSTAVDGAYNAGDVIAITVTFDQLVNVTGTPRLLLETGATDQFATYASGTGTNTLTFNYTVQAGDTSLDLDYASVTALELNGGTIRDASGVNISTTLPAPGAANSLGGSKAIVVDTQAPTADIVDVTPDPRTTAVNSITIQFSEAVNNFDIADLSLTRGGSAVSLAGATLTNSGTTWTLGNLSGLTGTAGSYQLSLGTSDITDAAGNALAAAVNDSWQVNAPSTGGTGGTGGTGGTGGTGGTGGTGGITVVINGTGVAFSSITINRAFAGVSRVGTSRGEVLRGEFKFNTIRGGGGNDRIFGGVSAKGFGQDMLYGDDGNDFLSGGGGRDFLSGGNGDDRMLGGNGFDILDGGAGNNTMTGGTGGDMFVCNRLTGSTNTVTDFQTALDVIDLRSIFRQSQFSGASVSARLTQYVRLQQVGSSTQVRIDADGSGSGTNFVTLATLQNVTATTLTSTNFAIA